A portion of the Hoplias malabaricus isolate fHopMal1 chromosome 1, fHopMal1.hap1, whole genome shotgun sequence genome contains these proteins:
- the LOC136696802 gene encoding kelch repeat and BTB domain-containing protein 11, which translates to MNNSLQERNMFTVKADVIFHAASHDAMQQSIITERNEDHIPRQGSSVVSERQALCQQTSWDTVESGSLTEIVSLGQQSLGAGDYLQDGGSSDSGFQDHIQPMGGSKAEALDLSGKQGECFHKNGVRDEVYGATAEVPCSLGSLKAETGEEMFKSSQIYAETESLRNQSDFRNAPPMSQDTRLLEQAVGNLLSSSPGAGTTHRPTYGYSTLEPAQDVAHSGNGLSNAVSAREEPDLVIEVGGQKIQAHKSVLAEKSDYFKARLSRDILKVKGVSYKTLSVLIDYVYSSKMNVNKNNVVDVITGAKILQIPCAVQAAIDTMSTQLTTENCYEILTIAKKQRLSELKETAYRFISDNFLQVLRDPAVYGRLTGSERDLVLKNRMDGRNCLMVAEINDVFDRVGSRPPSRNNSRPQSPLSSASFEDNHMIYYYNESTKDWRTLTIMPDDINTKGCGICCMYNYLFVAGGIRGYGEKGKASDKVFCYNPITDRWSEIRPMNQVRSQLKLVSMDGYLYAIGGECLFTVEKYDPRMDRWTNVAPLPKGAFAVAHEATTCNGELYVSGGSLFYRLLKYDPKRDEWQECPYNNSRKKSTDMVALKSFIYRFDVNREQGVNVFKYNTIVKMWHDCASYQQGSPLPFRCAVIGNCIYCVNKTQTLQFIVEEEGARFAEEPLKAPMEAKGVLFPFVLSLPNRGDRNV; encoded by the coding sequence ATGAACAACTCTCTGCAAGAAAGGAACATGTTCACCGTGAAAGCAGATGTTATATTTCATGCTGCCAGCCACGATGCCATGCAACAGTCCATCATTACTGAAAGGAATGAGGACCATATTCCAAGGCAAGGGAGCTCTGTTGTCTCAGAGCGTCAAGCTCTGTGCCAGCAGACATCTTGGGATACAGTGGAATCTGGGAGTCTGACAGAAATTGTCAGTTTGGGACAGCAGAGCCTCGGGGCAGGAGATTACCTGCAAGATGGTGGCTCTAGTGACAGTGGGTTTCAGGATCACATTCAGCCAATGGGTGGCTCTAAAGCAGAAGCACTGGACCTTAGtggtaaacagggtgagtgcTTCCATAAGAATGGAGTAAGAGACGAGGTGTATGGGGCTACAGCTGAAGTTCCCTGTAGTCTTGGAAGCTTGAAAGCAGAAACTGGAGAAGAAATGTTTAAATCATCTCAGATTTATGCCGAGACTGAATCCCTGAGGAATCAAAGTGACTTTAGGAATGCCCCCCCTATGTCACAGGATACACGGTTATTGGAACAAGCAGTGGGCAATTTGTTAAGTTCATCACCAGGAGCTGGAACAACCCATAGACCAACATACGGATACTCTACACTTGAACCAGCACAGGATGTAGCGCACAGTGGAAATGGGCTCAGCAATGCTGTCTCAGCCAGAGAAGAGCCTGACCTAGTCATTGAAGTGGGTGGACAGAAGATCCAGGCACATAAATCAGTTTTGGCTGAAAAAAGTGATTATTTCAAGGCACGGCTTTCTCGGGACATTTTGAAGGTGAAAGGGGTGAGCTACAAGACGCTGTCCGTGTTGATAGATTACGTTTATTCCTCcaaaatgaatgtaaacaagAACAATGTTGTGGATGTCATCACAGGGGCAAAAATCTTGCAGATTCCCTGTGCTGTGCAGGCTGCCATCGACACCATGTCCACTCAGCTCACCACCGAGAACTGCTATGAAATTTTGACTATCGCTAAAAAGCAACGCTTAAGTGAACTGAAGGAGACGGCTTACCGCTTCATTAGCGACAATTTCTTGCAGGTCCTGCGAGATCCTGCAGTTTACGGACGTCTCACTGGCTCAGAGAGGGACCTTGTCCTCAAGAACCGCATGGACGGACGCAACTGCCTGATGGTGGCAGAGATCAACGATGTCTTTGACAGAGTAGGCAGCAGACCCCCCAGCAGGAACAACAGCCGGCCCCAGAGCCCACTGTCAAGTGCTTCTTTTGAGGACAACCATATGATCTACTACTACAACGAGAGCACAAAAGACTGGCGTACTTTGACCATCATGCCTGACGATATCAACACCAAGGGCTGTGGCATCTGCTGCATGTACAACTACCTTTTTGTGGCAGGTGGGATCAGAGGCTATGGAGAGAAGGGTAAAGCCTCTGACAAAGTCTTCTGCTACAACCCCATTACAGATCGCTGGAGTGAGATACGCCCAATGAACCAAGTGCGGTCTCAACTCAAGTTGGTCTCCATGGACGGATATCTGTATGCCATCGGTGGGGAGTGTCTCTTTACAGTGGAAAAATATGACCCTCGCATGGACCGTTGGACTAATGTTGCTCCTTTACCCAAAGGAGCTTTCGCAGTTGCCCATGAGGCGACCACTTGCAACGGTGAGCTGTACGTCTCCGGAGGCTCTCTGTTTTACCGCCTCCTGAAGTATGACCCCAAAAGGGATGAGTGGCAGGAGTGTCCATACAACAACAGCCGGAAGAAGTCCACAGACATGGTGGCGCTGAAAAGCTTTATCTACAGGTTTGACGTCAACCGTGAACAAGGTGTCAACGTATTTAAGTACAACACCATTGTGAAGATGTGGCACGACTGCGCCTCCTATCAGCAAGGAAGCCCGCTGCCGTTTAGGTGCGCAGTCATCGGCAACTGCATCTACTGTGTCAACAAGACTCAGACTCTCCAGTTTATTGTCGAGGAGGAAGGTGCCCGATTTGCGGAGGAACCTCTCAAAGCTCCCATGGAGGCCAAAGGAGTTCTATTCCCATTTGTTCTGAGCTTGCCGAACAGGGGCGACCgaaatgtgtga